The Diorhabda sublineata isolate icDioSubl1.1 chromosome 6, icDioSubl1.1, whole genome shotgun sequence genome includes a window with the following:
- the LOC130445922 gene encoding zinc finger protein 26-like isoform X1, with protein MNKIQLNSLCRVCLCKNSEMFPLNYTFKEATESVSNENEDDNIVIQHALSALFNYKETNSEKFPQQICSMCLGILKIAYDFKILFEESHQIILQYKGQHIAPKDCANTTSSVELIVGTNKYDLKDLVIVEPEDCREGYDFGGFLRNLGTQVTATFSESYKKSGSTVKEIVRENYVESYKKSGSSVEKIVGENCVESDKKSGSSVDKIVGENCVESYEKSSSSVEKIVGENCVESYKKSGSSIEKIVEENSVESEEEQDDDEYIVIESDKINDTIIHVIDDDNEKNMDTSQKSDNCDELIISAMNLRYECSVCQKLYRSKARFEKHIVTCDQTSIPNLQCQRCSKFFSCSKSLKNHLKLHDNKQNISCDFCEQKFNTSSSLKYHQVTKHSETSYVCQVCGKKFAIATTLNAHMQVHNKNKTQCICPVCGKTFHYKGGLFYHMKQHTNERKYHCDYCEKTFYTLTAKKRHTLTHTGARPFQCQFCQKRFFSTGEMKKHEYIHAGVLPYKCKYCSKGFRSNFNMKVHWFNHTGSSVCEYCYRGFISKEVLLFHYRVKHKNLIQKKKDT; from the exons ATGAATAAAATTCAGTTAAATTCACTTTGCCGAGTATGTCTTTGTAAAAATTCCGAAATGTTTCCTCTAAATTACACTTTTAAGGAAGCAACAGAATCTGTAAGcaatgaaaatgaagatgataataTAGTAATTCAACATGCCTTGTCAGCTTTATTTAACTATAag gaGACTAATAGTGAAAAATTCCCACAACAAATATGTTCCATGTGCTTAGGTATTCTGAAAATAGCTTATGATTTCAAAATACTCTTTGAAGAATCtcatcaaattattttacaatataaagGACAGCATATTGCACCAAAAGATTGTGCCAATACAACTAGTTCTGTAGAACTTATTGTAGGTACAAACAAATATGATTTAAAAGATTTAGTTATTGTGGAACCAGAAGATTGTCGTGAAGGATATGATTTTGGAGGGTTCTTAAGAAATTTAGGGACACAAGTTACAGCAACATTTTccgaaagttataaaaaatccGGCTCTACAGTAAAGGAAAtagttagagaaaattatgttgaaagttataaaaaatccGGCTCTTCAGTAGAGAAAATAGTCGGAGAAAATTGTGTTGAAAGTGATAAAAAATCCGGCTCTTCAGTTGACAAAATAGTTGGAGAAAATTGTGTTGAAAGTTATGAAAAATCCAGCTCTTCAGTAGAGAAAATAGTTGGAGAAAATTGTgttgaaagttataaaaaatccGGCTCTTCAATAGAgaaaatagttgaagaaaattctgTTGAAAGTGAAGAAGAGCAAGATGATGATGAGTACATTGTTATTGAAAGTGATAAAATTAATGATACAATAATTCATGTTATTGATGatgacaatgaaaaaaatatggatactTCACAGAAAAGTGATAATTGTGATGAGTTGATTATATCTGCTATGAACTTAAGATATGAATGTAGTGTATGTCAAAAACTGTATCGTTCAAAAGCTAGGTTCGAGAAACATATCGTTACTTGTGACCAGACTTCAATACCAAATTTACAATGCCAACgatgttcaaaatttttcagttgttcaaaaagtttaaaaaaccatttaaaattgCATGATAACAAACAGAACATTTCATGTGACTTTTGTGAACAAAAATTCAATACCAGTAGCTCCCTCAAGTACCACCAAGTAACCAAGCATAGTGAAACGAGTTACGTATGTCAAGTTTGCGGGAAAAAGTTCGCTATTGCTACTACCCTTAACGCGCACATGCAAGtccacaataaaaataaaacacaatgtATTTGTCCTGTATGTGGAAAGACTTTCCACTACAAAGGTGGACTCTTTTATCACATGAAGCAACACACCAACGAAAGAAAGTATCATTgtgattattgtgaaaaaacctTTTATACGCTAACCGCTAAAAAACGACATACTTTAACTCATACAGGAGCGCGCCCTTTTCAATGCCAGTTTTGTCAAAAGAGGTTTTTTTCTACGGGGGAAATGAAGAAACATGAATATATTCACGCAGGGGTTTTGCCTTATAAGTGTAAATACTGTAGTAAAGGTTTTAGATCcaattttaatatgaaagtGCATTGGTTTAATCATACAGGAAGTTCGGTTTGTGAATATTGTTACAGAGGATTTATTTCTAAAGAAGTTTTGTTATTCCATTATAGagttaaacataaaaatttaattcaaaagaaaaaagatacaTGA
- the LOC130445922 gene encoding zinc finger protein 26-like isoform X2: MCLGILKIAYDFKILFEESHQIILQYKGQHIAPKDCANTTSSVELIVGTNKYDLKDLVIVEPEDCREGYDFGGFLRNLGTQVTATFSESYKKSGSTVKEIVRENYVESYKKSGSSVEKIVGENCVESDKKSGSSVDKIVGENCVESYEKSSSSVEKIVGENCVESYKKSGSSIEKIVEENSVESEEEQDDDEYIVIESDKINDTIIHVIDDDNEKNMDTSQKSDNCDELIISAMNLRYECSVCQKLYRSKARFEKHIVTCDQTSIPNLQCQRCSKFFSCSKSLKNHLKLHDNKQNISCDFCEQKFNTSSSLKYHQVTKHSETSYVCQVCGKKFAIATTLNAHMQVHNKNKTQCICPVCGKTFHYKGGLFYHMKQHTNERKYHCDYCEKTFYTLTAKKRHTLTHTGARPFQCQFCQKRFFSTGEMKKHEYIHAGVLPYKCKYCSKGFRSNFNMKVHWFNHTGSSVCEYCYRGFISKEVLLFHYRVKHKNLIQKKKDT; the protein is encoded by the coding sequence ATGTGCTTAGGTATTCTGAAAATAGCTTATGATTTCAAAATACTCTTTGAAGAATCtcatcaaattattttacaatataaagGACAGCATATTGCACCAAAAGATTGTGCCAATACAACTAGTTCTGTAGAACTTATTGTAGGTACAAACAAATATGATTTAAAAGATTTAGTTATTGTGGAACCAGAAGATTGTCGTGAAGGATATGATTTTGGAGGGTTCTTAAGAAATTTAGGGACACAAGTTACAGCAACATTTTccgaaagttataaaaaatccGGCTCTACAGTAAAGGAAAtagttagagaaaattatgttgaaagttataaaaaatccGGCTCTTCAGTAGAGAAAATAGTCGGAGAAAATTGTGTTGAAAGTGATAAAAAATCCGGCTCTTCAGTTGACAAAATAGTTGGAGAAAATTGTGTTGAAAGTTATGAAAAATCCAGCTCTTCAGTAGAGAAAATAGTTGGAGAAAATTGTgttgaaagttataaaaaatccGGCTCTTCAATAGAgaaaatagttgaagaaaattctgTTGAAAGTGAAGAAGAGCAAGATGATGATGAGTACATTGTTATTGAAAGTGATAAAATTAATGATACAATAATTCATGTTATTGATGatgacaatgaaaaaaatatggatactTCACAGAAAAGTGATAATTGTGATGAGTTGATTATATCTGCTATGAACTTAAGATATGAATGTAGTGTATGTCAAAAACTGTATCGTTCAAAAGCTAGGTTCGAGAAACATATCGTTACTTGTGACCAGACTTCAATACCAAATTTACAATGCCAACgatgttcaaaatttttcagttgttcaaaaagtttaaaaaaccatttaaaattgCATGATAACAAACAGAACATTTCATGTGACTTTTGTGAACAAAAATTCAATACCAGTAGCTCCCTCAAGTACCACCAAGTAACCAAGCATAGTGAAACGAGTTACGTATGTCAAGTTTGCGGGAAAAAGTTCGCTATTGCTACTACCCTTAACGCGCACATGCAAGtccacaataaaaataaaacacaatgtATTTGTCCTGTATGTGGAAAGACTTTCCACTACAAAGGTGGACTCTTTTATCACATGAAGCAACACACCAACGAAAGAAAGTATCATTgtgattattgtgaaaaaacctTTTATACGCTAACCGCTAAAAAACGACATACTTTAACTCATACAGGAGCGCGCCCTTTTCAATGCCAGTTTTGTCAAAAGAGGTTTTTTTCTACGGGGGAAATGAAGAAACATGAATATATTCACGCAGGGGTTTTGCCTTATAAGTGTAAATACTGTAGTAAAGGTTTTAGATCcaattttaatatgaaagtGCATTGGTTTAATCATACAGGAAGTTCGGTTTGTGAATATTGTTACAGAGGATTTATTTCTAAAGAAGTTTTGTTATTCCATTATAGagttaaacataaaaatttaattcaaaagaaaaaagatacaTGA